In one Hemitrygon akajei chromosome 3, sHemAka1.3, whole genome shotgun sequence genomic region, the following are encoded:
- the LOC140725399 gene encoding partitioning defective 3 homolog B-like, producing the protein MTEEHEVQRADEVADGNVSDRHSPDTFECELAAQFAAFQPITGEIEVIPSALKASMPLLVQRSSDPALEPPAQLQQGASQPDDPANRNLRVKPIVTVANGAPMDNVRTEPLGPPDKHSESTLSDLTKKVEFSGDGSPLGVHVVPFNSTLSGRFLGLSIRGIEEKNQSRKKNLLQENECIIKINDDDLTDKTFVQAQEVFQNALQFPAVELQIVPSCNKELYEKFTIGSILSHGHDDDSKTKVPSSVRSKPSGKPADAVYPSNAENSLPPISKKLSSPKQLRSNDHLMHTRKACPPVTLLEEETLAEGAESPEEDGHSHVDTQTPLVSPTPDPPKTSSPAVTGVSV; encoded by the coding sequence ATGACGGAAGAGCATGAGGTGCAGCGTGCAGATGAAGTCGCCGATGGCAATGTGAGTGACAGACATAGTCCGGACACATTTGAGTGTGAGCTCGCAGCGCAGTTTGCGGCTTTTCAGCCTATTACAGGAGaaattgaagttatcccctcggcactgaaagccagcatgccacttcTAGTACAGCGAAGCAGTGACCCAGCTCTTGAACCACCTGCCCAGTTACAGCAaggtgcatctcagcctgatgatcccGCTAACAGGAACCTGCGTGTGAAGCCAATCGTAACAGTAGCAAACGGGGCACCCATGGACAATGTAAGAACAGAGCCTCTaggaccaccagacaagcattcagaaagcactctAAGTGATTTGACAAAAAAAGTAGAATTTTCAGGAGACGGCAGTCCCCTGGGAGTCCATGTGGTGCCCTTTAACTCTACGCTGAGTGGAAGATTCCTTGGCCTGAGTATTCGTGGTATTGAAGAGAAGAACCAATCAAGAAAAAAGAACCTGCTCCAGGAAaatgaatgtatcatcaaaatcaatgacgatgatttaacagacaagacctttgttcaagcacaagaggttttcCAAAATGCTTTACaatttcctgctgttgaactccagatagttccaagttgtaacaaggaactctatgaaaaatttacaattgggtctattctgagccaTGGTCATGACGATGAttcaaaaaccaaagttccttcTTCAGTGCGTTCCAAACCGAgtggcaaacctgcagatgccgtttatcccagtaatgctgagaatagcttgccaccgatttcaaagaagctcagtagtccaaaacagttaaggagcaatgaccacttaatgcataccaggaaagcatgtccaccagtgactttgctagaggaagagacactggcagagggggcagagtcccctgaagaagatggacattctcacgtggacacacagacccctcttgtgtccccaacaccagatccacccaaaacatcctcaccagcggtcACCGGGGTTAGTGTGTAG